From a single Andrena cerasifolii isolate SP2316 chromosome 8, iyAndCera1_principal, whole genome shotgun sequence genomic region:
- the LOC143372757 gene encoding uncharacterized protein LOC143372757 yields MIAKPNFYSRSVFAENLIAVELRKLEVKFNKPIYVGMCILDISKICLYEFHHEYMSPLHGQKCKILYTDTDSLIYHIQCDDIYETMKHNIDRFNTSDYPTNNVYDMPLVNKKVPELMKDENNGVIMTEFIGLRAKMYALRVDGKKDMKKVKGVKNNVVARTITFDDCEQCLHKEIEITRRQSYIKSKLYKVYTISELKIAASLYDDKRYIAPDSTDTLPWGHYKIPL; encoded by the coding sequence atgatcgcgaaaccgaatttctacagcagaagtgtttttgcggaaaatttaatagctgttgaattgcgaaaactcgaggtgaaattcaacaaaccgatatacgtgggtatgtgcattctagacatatcaaaaatttgtttgtacgaatttcatcacgagtacatgtctccactgcatggtcaaaaatgtaaaatactatatacagacactgatagcctcatctatcacattcaatgcgatgatatctacgagaccatgaaacacaatatcgATAGGTTtaacacaagcgattatccgaCCAATAATGTGTATGATATGCCGCTtgtaaataagaaggttccggaaCTGATGAAAGATGAAAATAACGGCGTGATAATGACGGAATTcataggtcttagagcgaaaatgtatgcactccgcGTAGACGGCAAAAAAGACATGAAAAAGGTGAAAGGTGTCAAGAATAATGTCGTAGCCAGAAcaataactttcgacgactgcGAGCAGTGTTTACACAAAGAGATCGAAATTACTCGCAGGCAATCATacataaaatcgaaattgtacaaagtgtacaccatttcggAATTGAAAATTGCTGCAAGTCTATatgacgacaagcggtatatcgcaCCTGATTCGACAGACACGCTGCCCTGGGGGCATTATAAAATACCGTTGTAA